The following are encoded in a window of Microcaecilia unicolor chromosome 14, aMicUni1.1, whole genome shotgun sequence genomic DNA:
- the LOC115457864 gene encoding olfactory receptor 5I1-like, translating into MILVIRFIPHLHTPMYFFISNLSFVDTCHSSVIAPQMLVNFLVANPTISFSGCATQLYFYAALGTTECLLLAVMAYDRYAAIYNPLLYSTKMSKRLCLQLVVLSYIGGFLHSCIYVISAVHLPYCKSNEINHFFCDLPPLLKLSCVSTKTIETLLNTFTGSISMCCLLIIFVSYFCILSTILKISSGEGRKKAFSTCASHITAVTLFYGTISFMYVRPSSSYSMEQDKVVAVIYTVIIPMLNPLIYSIRNKEVKIALRKFLKKPLF; encoded by the coding sequence ATGATTCTAGTTATTAGATTCATACCTCACCTTCACACACCCATGTACTTTTTCATCAGCAATTTGTCATTTGTAGACACCTGTCATTCATCTGTCATTGCTCCCCAAATGCTTGTCAATTTCCTTGTTGCAAACCCAACAATTTCCTTTTCTGGTTGTGCCACCCAACTGTATTTCTATGCAGCACTTGGAACTACTGAATGTCTTCTTCTTGCAGTGATGGCTTACGATCGGTATGCTGCCATATACAATCCATTGCTTTATTCAACCAAAATGTCAAAGAGATTGTGCCTACAGCTGGTGGTGTTATCGTACATTGGTGGATTTCTACACTCTTGCATCTACGTTATATCAGCAGTACATTTACCCTACTGTAAATCTAATGAAATCAACCACTTTTTCTGTGATCTCCCACCGCTCTTAAAGCTTTCTTGCGTCAGTACCAAAACCATTGAAACACTTTTAAATACCTTTACTGGTTCTATTTCTATGTGTTGCTTGTTAATAATATTTGTTTCTTACTTCTGTATTTTGTCAACCATACTGAAAATCAGTtctggggaaggaaggaagaaagcatTCTCTACCTGTGCTTCCCACATCACTGCCGTCACCTTATTCTATGGGACAATTTCCTTCATGTATGTACGTCCCAGCTCAAGTTATTCCATGGAACAAGACAAAGTGGTGGCTGTAATTTACACTGTTATCATCCCGATGTTGAACCCTCTGATCTACAGCATAAGAAACAAGGAAGTAAAGATAGCCCTGAGGAAATTTTTAAAGAAACCCTTGTTCTAA